A stretch of Salvelinus alpinus chromosome 4, SLU_Salpinus.1, whole genome shotgun sequence DNA encodes these proteins:
- the LOC139574149 gene encoding zinc finger protein 616-like isoform X1: MSEKVQKAFRVQLSSVMDSLLTAAVCEIAKIFEDSLNEQQEELTQKGDEICALMEKLKQAERRLKEGAKGGEDPDNTSGRTVFSMTASSEIDVPDWCEPLQSEDSLIPPSKIKKENEWSCVDLRPLSVSLWRIPNIKIEQAEDFDDHLLTALARSPPRKGLAAEWLLNRQLRDLPDLSATGSRYSHVSVGRGRGQGLRKTHGRLLRMFEQENPEPQSNPEPQSNNLSNKNVLSHHTRQGKDSDLQNKHSEGSHGNMSDVVKKVGRRRKHFKMEPDADRQAVISGTDKSFSCNYCGKGFGREFGLSVHMRSHKKVKIKGTYKCPKCPKKFQYPSALSVHTRDNHEKSEPCSSVKEISDSVKHEVKPLSPSRAKPTSCDNKPLSASKAKPLSPKDKPVSPNNKAGTPKESSTHPKGYSCYICHKKYTSAHSLRDHGRIHTGERPYPCNQCGQRFRVKQFLILHLRKAHADVYGDEESSGDLSWTAPVEEPMANGAEQQPAIKTKGKDDRRADGLFQCTVCKMLLSSQISLGQHFCIHTGEKPLSCEVWQKIPLPSRLDQTLEVRPPGKEALVPEVCEAIRDNGRT; encoded by the exons ATGTCGGAGAAGGTGCAGAAGGCCTTCAGGGTGCAGCTGTCCTCTGTCATGGACTCCCTGCTCACAGCTGCCGTGTGTGAGATCGCCAAGATCTTTGAGGATAGTCTGAATGAGCAGCAGGAGGAGTTGACACAGAAAGGAGACGAGATCTGTGCCTTGATGGAGAAGCTGAAGCAGGCAGAGAGGAGGTTGAAGGAGGGAGCAAAAGGAGGAGAGGACCCGGACAATACCTCTGGACGAACAGTCTTTTCCATGACTGCAAGTTCTGAGATAGACG TACCCGATTGGTGTGAGCCCCTTCAGTCAGAAGATTCCTTAATACCGCCCTCAAAGATCAAAAAGGAAAATGAGTGGTCATGTGTGGACCTGCGACCACTGAGTGTGTCTCTATGGCGCATCCCTAACATCAAAATAGAG CAGGCTGAAGATTTTGATGACCACCTGCTGACGGCCCTAGCCAGGAGTCCTCCACGAAAAG GGTTGGCTGCGGAGTGGTTGTTaaacagacagttaagagacttACCTGATCTGAGTGCGACCGGGTCAAGGTACAGTCATGTTTCAGTGGGACGCGGTCGGGGCCAGGGGCTGAGGAAGACCCATGGTCGTCTGCTGCGCATGTTCGAACAAGAAAACCCGGAACCCCAGAGCAACCCGGAACCCCAGAGCAACAACCTATCAAACAAGAATGTCTTAAGTCACCACACAAGACAAGGAAAAGATAGTGACTTACAAAACAAACACAGTGAGGGGAGTCATGGGAACATGAGTGACGTAGTGAAGAAGGTAGGGAGGAGAAGAAAGCATTTCAAAATGGAACCTGATGCGGACAGACAAGCGGTAATCAGTGGAACTGACAAGAGTTTCAGCTGCAACTACTGTGGGAAGGGCTTTGGCCGTGAGTTTGGTCTTTCTGTGCACATGAGGTCTCATAAAAAGGTGAAAATCAAGGGGACATACAAATGTCCTAAGTGTCCCAAAAAGTTTCAGTACCCAAGTGCTCTTAGTGTGCACACGCGGGACAACCACGAGAAGAGCGAACCTTGCTCCAGCGTCAAAGAGATTTCAGACTCCGTCAAGCACGAAGTGAAACCCCTCTCCCCCAGCAGAGCCAAGCCTACTTCCTGCGACAACAAACCTCTCTCTGCCAGCAAGGCTAAACCTCTCTCCCCGAAAGACAAACCTGTGTCCCCAAACAATAAAGCTGGCACACCCAAAGAAAGCAGCACACATCCAAAAGGGTATTCTTGTTACATTTGCCACAAGAAATACACTTCTGCACATTCCCTGCGGGACCATGGGCGTATTCACACAGGTGAGAGGCCATACCCTTGTAACCAGTGTGGGCAGAGGTTCCGTGTAAAGCAGTTCCTGATATTACACTTGCGTAAAGCCCATGCGGATGTGTACGGGGATGAGGAGAGCAGCGGAGACCTCTCCTGGACTGCACCAGTGGAGGAACCCATGGCAAACGGTGCGGAGCAGCAACCTGCCATCAAGACAAAAGGCAAAGATGATCGACGAGCAGACGGCCTGTTCCAATGCACAGTGTGTAAAATGCTGCTAAGTTCACAGATTAGCCTCGGTCAACACTTCTGCATCCATACAGGTGAGAAACCACTGAGCTGCGAAGTGTGGCAAAAAATTCCGCTGCCATCTCGTCTTGATCAGACACTGGAGGTCCGCCCACCCGGGAAGGAAGCACTGGTGCCTGAAGTGTGTGAAGCAATTAGAGACAATGGCAGAACTTAA
- the LOC139574155 gene encoding serine/threonine-protein phosphatase 2A 55 kDa regulatory subunit B beta isoform isoform X1, translating to MLNPIQVLCSDITSLSLEPEPFASYTEADIISTVEFNHTGELLATGDKGGRVVIFQREPECKTEPYSQGEYNVYSTFQSHEPEFDYLKSLEIEEKINKIRWLPQQNAAHFLLSTNDKTIKLWKVSERDKRPEGYNLKDEEGRIKDLSTVTSLQVPVLKPMDLMVEVSPRRVFANAHTYHVNSISVNSDHETYMSADDLRINLWHLGITDRSFNIVDIKPVNMEDLTEVITAAEFHPHHCNLLVYSSSKGTLRLCDMREAALCDKHSKLFEEPEDPSNRSFFSEIISSVSDVKFSHSGRYLLTRDYLTAKVWDLNMENKPLEIYQVHDYLRSKLCSLYENDCIFDKFECAWNGSDSVIMTGAYNNFFRMFDRNTKRDVTLEASRESSKPRAVLKPRRVCQGGKRRKDDISVDSLDFTKKILHTAWHPTENIIAIAATNNLYIFQDKFN from the exons ATGTTGAACCCCATCCAGGTCCTGTGCTCCGACATCACTTCCCTCTCTCTGGAGCCCGAGCCGTTTGCCTCTTACACTGAAG CTGACATCATCTCCACTGTAGAGTTCAACCACACTGGAGAGCTCCTGGCCACAGGGGATAAGGGGGGGCGAGTGGTCATCTTCCAGAGGGAACCTGAG TGTAAGACAGAGCCGTACTCCCAGGGCGAGTATAATGTCTACAGCACATTCCAGAGTCACGAGCCGGAGTTTGATTACCTTAAGAGTCTGGAGATCGAGGAGAAGATCAACAAGATACGATGGCTGCCTCAGCAGAACGCCGCTCACTTCCTCCTTTCCACCAATG aTAAGACCATTAAGCTATGGAAGGTGAGTGAGCGGGACAAGAGGCCTGAAGGCTACAACCTGAAGGATGAGGAGGGCAGGATAAAGGACCTCTCCACTGTCACCTCACTACAG GTGCCGGTGTTAAAGCCCATGGATCTGATGGTGGAGGTCAGTCCTCGGCGTGTGTTTGCCAACGCCCACACCTACCACGTCAACTCCATCTCCGTCAACTCCGACCACGAGACCTACATGTCAGCTGACGACCTGAGGATCAACCTCTGGCATCTGGGCATCACGGACCGCAGCTTCA ACATCGTGGACATTAAGCCAGTGAACATGGAGGATCTGACAGAGGTGATAACAGCAGCAGAGTTCCACCCTCACCACTGTAACCTGCTGGTCTACAGCAGCAGTAAGGGAACTCTACGGCTCTGTGACATGAGAGAGGCCGCACTGTGTGACAAACACTCCAAAC tgtTTGAGGAGCCGGAGGACCCCAGTAACCGCTCCTTCTTCTCGGAAATCATCTCGTCTGTGTCGGACGTCAAGTTCAGCCACAGCGGGCGCTACCTGCTGACCAGAGACTACCTCACCGCCAAGGTGTGGGACCTCAACATGGAGAACAAGCCCCTGGAGATATATCAA GTGCATGATTACCTCCGCAGCAAGCTGTGCTCCCTTTATGAGAACGACTGCATCTTCGACAAGTTTGAGTGTGCCTGGAACGGCTCAGACAG tGTGATCATGACGGGGGCCTACAACAACTTCTTCCGGATGTTTGACCGGAACACAAAGCGTGATGTGACCCTGGAGGCGTCCAGGGAGAGCAGTAAGCCCCGGGCCGTTCTCAAGCCTCGCCGCGTCTGCCAGGGTGGGAAACGTCGCAAGGATGACATCAGCGTGGACAGCCTGGACTTCACCAAGAAGATCCTGCACACGGCCTGGCACCCCACGGAGAACATCATCGCCATCGCTGCCACCAACAACCTGTACATCTTCCAGGACAAATTCAACTAG
- the LOC139574154 gene encoding uncharacterized protein isoform X1 — MLDSVRNAFHAQLATVMDSLLAAAVCEIAKIFESSLCEQQEELMQRGEEITALRGRLERAERRLKKGGDGGDGLLDVIEGPARKIGGDDSPRQQSEPRPGSSWESDAASETPPLVQDRGCKEPPRMKKEETELEGTSVKEELKHCPLPQFGESHPGPVEGKGHGPGGSCAAGSQRLGDPLSDTPGTKAKLSHWEGDHRPLQSQSSTSFFQEPRVGHFSPRPDHRSPGLDPWASGVPLDLQDPSFLDQSPDQVLEQREPRQSQDQTNQSQRGLRPRDDRGRGVVHQNRWSLASKDPIRPHPNTHTHAHKHAHGHTHTLGGARPYTCPYCGKSFSYPSHQRRHLLRHTGVRMYPCLVCDKSFLTPSELTVHTRVHTGERPFGCTQCGKRFARSGNLRAHQRDVHLGKRPFVCQECGKRFAHRGNLRVHHQRVHPGLPYHEDEYDQDGIALTSTE, encoded by the exons ATGCTGGACTCTGTGAGGAATGCTTTCCACGCCCAGCTAGCCACTGTCATGGACTCTCTTCTGGCGGCGGCGGTGTGTGAGATAGCCAAGATCTTCGAGAGCAGTCTGTGTGAGCAGCAGGAAGAGCTgatgcagagaggagaggagatcacAGCCCTGAGGGGGAGGCTGGAGCGGGCAGAGAGGAGGCTGAagaagggaggagatggaggagatggcCTACTGGATGTGATAGAAGGACCAGCAAGGAAAATAGGAGGAGATGACAGCCCAAGGCAGCAGTCTGAACCTAGACCTG GTTCAAGCTGGGAGTCGGATGCCGCCTCTGAGACCCCCCCACTGGTCCAAGACAGGGGGTGTAAGGAGCCCCCCAGGATGAAAAAGGAGGAGACAGAGCTGGAGGGGACATCCGTCAAAGAAGAG CTTAAACATTGTCCTCTTCCACAGTTTGGGGAGTCCCACCCTGGCCCTGTGGAGGGGAAGGGACACGGGCCAGGGGGGAGCTGTGCTGCTGGGAGCCAGAGGCTGGGAGACCCCCTGTCTGACACACCAGGGACCAAGGCAAAGT TATCCCATTGGGAGGGAGACCATAGACCTCTTCAAAGCCAGAGCTCCACTTCCTTCTTTCAAGAACCCCGGGTTGGACATTTTTCCCCCAGACCTGACCACAGGTCTCCTGGGCTTGACCCCTGGGCGAGTGGGGTTCCTCTAGACCTTCAGGATCCTAGCTTCCTGGATCAGAGCCCAGACCAGGTACTAGAACAGAGAGAGCCCCGACAGTCACAGGACCAAACCAACCAATCCCAGAGAGGCCTGAGACCAAGAGACGACAGAGGGAGGGGCGTAGTTCATCAGAACCGCTGGTCATTGGCTTCCAAGGACCCAATCAGaccacaccccaacacacacacacacgctcacaaacatgcacacggtcacacacacacacttggcggGGCAAGACCCTACACCTGCCCGTACTGCGGCAAGAGCTTCAGCTACCCATCCCACCAGCGCAGGCACCTGCTGCGCCACACAGGTGTGCGGATGTACCCCTGCTTAGTATGCGACAAGAGCTTCCTGACTCCGTCGGAGCTCACAGTGCACACCCGcgtccacacaggggagaggcCGTTTGGCTGCACCCAGTGTGGGAAGCGTTTTGCCCGCAGCGGGAATCTCCGGGCCCACCAGAGAGATGTCCACCTGGGGAAGAGACCCTTCGTCTGCCAGGAGTGTGGCAAGCGGTTCGCCCACAGGGGCAACCTGAGGGTGCACCACCAGAGGGTACACCCGGGCCTGCCATACCATGAGGATGAGTATGACCAGGATGGCATCGCTCTCACctctactgagtaa
- the LOC139574149 gene encoding zinc finger protein 616-like isoform X2 yields the protein MSEKVQKAFRVQLSSVMDSLLTAAVCEIAKIFEDSLNEQQEELTQKGDEICALMEKLKQAERRLKEGAKGGEDPDNTSGRTVFSMTASSEIDVPDWCEPLQSEDSLIPPSKIKKENEWSCVDLRPLSVSLWRIPNIKIEAEDFDDHLLTALARSPPRKGLAAEWLLNRQLRDLPDLSATGSRYSHVSVGRGRGQGLRKTHGRLLRMFEQENPEPQSNPEPQSNNLSNKNVLSHHTRQGKDSDLQNKHSEGSHGNMSDVVKKVGRRRKHFKMEPDADRQAVISGTDKSFSCNYCGKGFGREFGLSVHMRSHKKVKIKGTYKCPKCPKKFQYPSALSVHTRDNHEKSEPCSSVKEISDSVKHEVKPLSPSRAKPTSCDNKPLSASKAKPLSPKDKPVSPNNKAGTPKESSTHPKGYSCYICHKKYTSAHSLRDHGRIHTGERPYPCNQCGQRFRVKQFLILHLRKAHADVYGDEESSGDLSWTAPVEEPMANGAEQQPAIKTKGKDDRRADGLFQCTVCKMLLSSQISLGQHFCIHTGEKPLSCEVWQKIPLPSRLDQTLEVRPPGKEALVPEVCEAIRDNGRT from the exons ATGTCGGAGAAGGTGCAGAAGGCCTTCAGGGTGCAGCTGTCCTCTGTCATGGACTCCCTGCTCACAGCTGCCGTGTGTGAGATCGCCAAGATCTTTGAGGATAGTCTGAATGAGCAGCAGGAGGAGTTGACACAGAAAGGAGACGAGATCTGTGCCTTGATGGAGAAGCTGAAGCAGGCAGAGAGGAGGTTGAAGGAGGGAGCAAAAGGAGGAGAGGACCCGGACAATACCTCTGGACGAACAGTCTTTTCCATGACTGCAAGTTCTGAGATAGACG TACCCGATTGGTGTGAGCCCCTTCAGTCAGAAGATTCCTTAATACCGCCCTCAAAGATCAAAAAGGAAAATGAGTGGTCATGTGTGGACCTGCGACCACTGAGTGTGTCTCTATGGCGCATCCCTAACATCAAAATAGAG GCTGAAGATTTTGATGACCACCTGCTGACGGCCCTAGCCAGGAGTCCTCCACGAAAAG GGTTGGCTGCGGAGTGGTTGTTaaacagacagttaagagacttACCTGATCTGAGTGCGACCGGGTCAAGGTACAGTCATGTTTCAGTGGGACGCGGTCGGGGCCAGGGGCTGAGGAAGACCCATGGTCGTCTGCTGCGCATGTTCGAACAAGAAAACCCGGAACCCCAGAGCAACCCGGAACCCCAGAGCAACAACCTATCAAACAAGAATGTCTTAAGTCACCACACAAGACAAGGAAAAGATAGTGACTTACAAAACAAACACAGTGAGGGGAGTCATGGGAACATGAGTGACGTAGTGAAGAAGGTAGGGAGGAGAAGAAAGCATTTCAAAATGGAACCTGATGCGGACAGACAAGCGGTAATCAGTGGAACTGACAAGAGTTTCAGCTGCAACTACTGTGGGAAGGGCTTTGGCCGTGAGTTTGGTCTTTCTGTGCACATGAGGTCTCATAAAAAGGTGAAAATCAAGGGGACATACAAATGTCCTAAGTGTCCCAAAAAGTTTCAGTACCCAAGTGCTCTTAGTGTGCACACGCGGGACAACCACGAGAAGAGCGAACCTTGCTCCAGCGTCAAAGAGATTTCAGACTCCGTCAAGCACGAAGTGAAACCCCTCTCCCCCAGCAGAGCCAAGCCTACTTCCTGCGACAACAAACCTCTCTCTGCCAGCAAGGCTAAACCTCTCTCCCCGAAAGACAAACCTGTGTCCCCAAACAATAAAGCTGGCACACCCAAAGAAAGCAGCACACATCCAAAAGGGTATTCTTGTTACATTTGCCACAAGAAATACACTTCTGCACATTCCCTGCGGGACCATGGGCGTATTCACACAGGTGAGAGGCCATACCCTTGTAACCAGTGTGGGCAGAGGTTCCGTGTAAAGCAGTTCCTGATATTACACTTGCGTAAAGCCCATGCGGATGTGTACGGGGATGAGGAGAGCAGCGGAGACCTCTCCTGGACTGCACCAGTGGAGGAACCCATGGCAAACGGTGCGGAGCAGCAACCTGCCATCAAGACAAAAGGCAAAGATGATCGACGAGCAGACGGCCTGTTCCAATGCACAGTGTGTAAAATGCTGCTAAGTTCACAGATTAGCCTCGGTCAACACTTCTGCATCCATACAGGTGAGAAACCACTGAGCTGCGAAGTGTGGCAAAAAATTCCGCTGCCATCTCGTCTTGATCAGACACTGGAGGTCCGCCCACCCGGGAAGGAAGCACTGGTGCCTGAAGTGTGTGAAGCAATTAGAGACAATGGCAGAACTTAA
- the LOC139574154 gene encoding uncharacterized protein isoform X2 — protein MLDSVRNAFHAQLATVMDSLLAAAVCEIAKIFESSLCEQQEELMQRGEEITALRGRLERAERRLKKGGDGGDGLLDVIEGPARKIGGDDSPRQQSEPRPGSSWESDAASETPPLVQDRGCKEPPRMKKEETELEGTSVKEEFGESHPGPVEGKGHGPGGSCAAGSQRLGDPLSDTPGTKAKLSHWEGDHRPLQSQSSTSFFQEPRVGHFSPRPDHRSPGLDPWASGVPLDLQDPSFLDQSPDQVLEQREPRQSQDQTNQSQRGLRPRDDRGRGVVHQNRWSLASKDPIRPHPNTHTHAHKHAHGHTHTLGGARPYTCPYCGKSFSYPSHQRRHLLRHTGVRMYPCLVCDKSFLTPSELTVHTRVHTGERPFGCTQCGKRFARSGNLRAHQRDVHLGKRPFVCQECGKRFAHRGNLRVHHQRVHPGLPYHEDEYDQDGIALTSTE, from the exons ATGCTGGACTCTGTGAGGAATGCTTTCCACGCCCAGCTAGCCACTGTCATGGACTCTCTTCTGGCGGCGGCGGTGTGTGAGATAGCCAAGATCTTCGAGAGCAGTCTGTGTGAGCAGCAGGAAGAGCTgatgcagagaggagaggagatcacAGCCCTGAGGGGGAGGCTGGAGCGGGCAGAGAGGAGGCTGAagaagggaggagatggaggagatggcCTACTGGATGTGATAGAAGGACCAGCAAGGAAAATAGGAGGAGATGACAGCCCAAGGCAGCAGTCTGAACCTAGACCTG GTTCAAGCTGGGAGTCGGATGCCGCCTCTGAGACCCCCCCACTGGTCCAAGACAGGGGGTGTAAGGAGCCCCCCAGGATGAAAAAGGAGGAGACAGAGCTGGAGGGGACATCCGTCAAAGAAGAG TTTGGGGAGTCCCACCCTGGCCCTGTGGAGGGGAAGGGACACGGGCCAGGGGGGAGCTGTGCTGCTGGGAGCCAGAGGCTGGGAGACCCCCTGTCTGACACACCAGGGACCAAGGCAAAGT TATCCCATTGGGAGGGAGACCATAGACCTCTTCAAAGCCAGAGCTCCACTTCCTTCTTTCAAGAACCCCGGGTTGGACATTTTTCCCCCAGACCTGACCACAGGTCTCCTGGGCTTGACCCCTGGGCGAGTGGGGTTCCTCTAGACCTTCAGGATCCTAGCTTCCTGGATCAGAGCCCAGACCAGGTACTAGAACAGAGAGAGCCCCGACAGTCACAGGACCAAACCAACCAATCCCAGAGAGGCCTGAGACCAAGAGACGACAGAGGGAGGGGCGTAGTTCATCAGAACCGCTGGTCATTGGCTTCCAAGGACCCAATCAGaccacaccccaacacacacacacacgctcacaaacatgcacacggtcacacacacacacttggcggGGCAAGACCCTACACCTGCCCGTACTGCGGCAAGAGCTTCAGCTACCCATCCCACCAGCGCAGGCACCTGCTGCGCCACACAGGTGTGCGGATGTACCCCTGCTTAGTATGCGACAAGAGCTTCCTGACTCCGTCGGAGCTCACAGTGCACACCCGcgtccacacaggggagaggcCGTTTGGCTGCACCCAGTGTGGGAAGCGTTTTGCCCGCAGCGGGAATCTCCGGGCCCACCAGAGAGATGTCCACCTGGGGAAGAGACCCTTCGTCTGCCAGGAGTGTGGCAAGCGGTTCGCCCACAGGGGCAACCTGAGGGTGCACCACCAGAGGGTACACCCGGGCCTGCCATACCATGAGGATGAGTATGACCAGGATGGCATCGCTCTCACctctactgagtaa
- the LOC139574155 gene encoding serine/threonine-protein phosphatase 2A 55 kDa regulatory subunit B gamma isoform isoform X2 yields MGEDTDTTRTLNHGFLRDHNYVTEADIISTVEFNHTGELLATGDKGGRVVIFQREPECKTEPYSQGEYNVYSTFQSHEPEFDYLKSLEIEEKINKIRWLPQQNAAHFLLSTNDKTIKLWKVSERDKRPEGYNLKDEEGRIKDLSTVTSLQVPVLKPMDLMVEVSPRRVFANAHTYHVNSISVNSDHETYMSADDLRINLWHLGITDRSFNIVDIKPVNMEDLTEVITAAEFHPHHCNLLVYSSSKGTLRLCDMREAALCDKHSKLFEEPEDPSNRSFFSEIISSVSDVKFSHSGRYLLTRDYLTAKVWDLNMENKPLEIYQVHDYLRSKLCSLYENDCIFDKFECAWNGSDSVIMTGAYNNFFRMFDRNTKRDVTLEASRESSKPRAVLKPRRVCQGGKRRKDDISVDSLDFTKKILHTAWHPTENIIAIAATNNLYIFQDKFN; encoded by the exons ATGGGCGAGGACACTGACACCACCCGAACGCTCAACCACGGCTTCCTCCGAGACCACAACTATGTGACTGAAG CTGACATCATCTCCACTGTAGAGTTCAACCACACTGGAGAGCTCCTGGCCACAGGGGATAAGGGGGGGCGAGTGGTCATCTTCCAGAGGGAACCTGAG TGTAAGACAGAGCCGTACTCCCAGGGCGAGTATAATGTCTACAGCACATTCCAGAGTCACGAGCCGGAGTTTGATTACCTTAAGAGTCTGGAGATCGAGGAGAAGATCAACAAGATACGATGGCTGCCTCAGCAGAACGCCGCTCACTTCCTCCTTTCCACCAATG aTAAGACCATTAAGCTATGGAAGGTGAGTGAGCGGGACAAGAGGCCTGAAGGCTACAACCTGAAGGATGAGGAGGGCAGGATAAAGGACCTCTCCACTGTCACCTCACTACAG GTGCCGGTGTTAAAGCCCATGGATCTGATGGTGGAGGTCAGTCCTCGGCGTGTGTTTGCCAACGCCCACACCTACCACGTCAACTCCATCTCCGTCAACTCCGACCACGAGACCTACATGTCAGCTGACGACCTGAGGATCAACCTCTGGCATCTGGGCATCACGGACCGCAGCTTCA ACATCGTGGACATTAAGCCAGTGAACATGGAGGATCTGACAGAGGTGATAACAGCAGCAGAGTTCCACCCTCACCACTGTAACCTGCTGGTCTACAGCAGCAGTAAGGGAACTCTACGGCTCTGTGACATGAGAGAGGCCGCACTGTGTGACAAACACTCCAAAC tgtTTGAGGAGCCGGAGGACCCCAGTAACCGCTCCTTCTTCTCGGAAATCATCTCGTCTGTGTCGGACGTCAAGTTCAGCCACAGCGGGCGCTACCTGCTGACCAGAGACTACCTCACCGCCAAGGTGTGGGACCTCAACATGGAGAACAAGCCCCTGGAGATATATCAA GTGCATGATTACCTCCGCAGCAAGCTGTGCTCCCTTTATGAGAACGACTGCATCTTCGACAAGTTTGAGTGTGCCTGGAACGGCTCAGACAG tGTGATCATGACGGGGGCCTACAACAACTTCTTCCGGATGTTTGACCGGAACACAAAGCGTGATGTGACCCTGGAGGCGTCCAGGGAGAGCAGTAAGCCCCGGGCCGTTCTCAAGCCTCGCCGCGTCTGCCAGGGTGGGAAACGTCGCAAGGATGACATCAGCGTGGACAGCCTGGACTTCACCAAGAAGATCCTGCACACGGCCTGGCACCCCACGGAGAACATCATCGCCATCGCTGCCACCAACAACCTGTACATCTTCCAGGACAAATTCAACTAG